Proteins from one Acidihalobacter prosperus genomic window:
- a CDS encoding nitrate reductase — protein MAEAIATVCPYCGVGCGLKVRPGVTVEVKPDPTHPANLGRVCSKGAALGETLGESDRLLQPEIGGVPVAWDAALDEVACRLRSVIDAHGPQAVAFYVSGQLLTEDYYVVNKLMKGCLGAANIDTNSRLCMSSAVAAYKRALGEDAVPCSYRDIEEADLLVLAGSNAAWTHPVLYQRIVAEKQRRPALRVVVVDPRRTATCDIADLHLALRPGTDAWLFNGLLSYLAREGGLDQGFVETHTQGFEAALEAARGAAPSIPAVAAACELPAAQVAEFFRLFLRTEKTVTLWSQGLNQSSSGVDKGAALINCHLATGRIGRPGMGPFSLTGQPNAMGGREVGGLANQLAAHMDIEDDEARERVARFWGVPTVADTPGLKAVDLFEAVADGRVKAVWIMATNPVVSMPDADRVRAALQACEHVIVSDCVRGSDTVACADVLLPAATWGEKDGTVTNSERRISRMRAFMPPPGDARPDWWIVTEVARRMGYGDVFPYRSPADIFREHAALSGFENEGRRVFDIGALKDIDDAHYDVLAPLQWPVNAAHPQGGARLFADGCFPTADGRARLMPVTPRAPVVVAGDEYPLVMNTGRIRDQWHTMTRTARTPRLTTHLPEPFVQIHPLDADLWHLSDGALAQVTSPQGSLLARVRLDAAQRPGAVFVPMHWNEAYARNARANALTAAITDPISGQPEFKHAPVRVAPFRPVWEGFLLTREPLSAPLGDYRVHIPSRGFHRYELAGESSPGDWGQWVQAHLLGPGEWMEYADPAAGRYRCARLRDGRLELVFFVAPAGLPERSWLGQMFAEDFLDDMARMSLLAGRPVTGMRVVGRQVCACFNVGLNTLVEAIGEQGLTSVEAIGAALQAGTNCGSCVPELREILAQARRSA, from the coding sequence ATGGCTGAGGCGATCGCCACCGTCTGTCCCTATTGCGGCGTGGGCTGTGGCCTCAAGGTGCGTCCCGGGGTCACGGTGGAGGTGAAGCCGGACCCCACGCATCCGGCCAACCTCGGCCGTGTGTGCTCCAAGGGGGCCGCCCTCGGCGAGACCCTGGGCGAATCTGACCGCCTGCTGCAGCCGGAGATCGGCGGCGTGCCGGTCGCCTGGGACGCGGCGCTGGACGAGGTCGCCTGCCGCCTGCGCAGCGTCATCGACGCGCACGGTCCGCAGGCGGTGGCGTTCTATGTCTCGGGCCAGCTGCTCACCGAAGACTATTACGTCGTCAACAAGCTGATGAAGGGCTGCCTCGGCGCGGCCAACATCGACACCAACTCGCGGCTGTGCATGTCTTCCGCCGTCGCTGCCTACAAGCGCGCGCTGGGCGAGGACGCGGTGCCCTGCAGCTATCGGGACATCGAGGAGGCCGACCTGCTGGTGCTGGCCGGCTCCAACGCGGCCTGGACCCATCCCGTGCTGTACCAGCGCATCGTGGCCGAGAAGCAGCGTCGGCCCGCGCTGCGCGTGGTGGTCGTCGATCCGCGGCGCACGGCCACCTGCGACATCGCCGACCTGCATCTGGCCTTGCGTCCGGGTACCGACGCTTGGCTGTTCAATGGTCTGCTCAGTTACCTCGCGCGCGAAGGCGGGCTCGACCAGGGTTTCGTCGAGACCCATACGCAGGGCTTCGAGGCTGCGCTGGAGGCCGCGCGCGGGGCCGCGCCCTCGATTCCCGCGGTGGCCGCGGCCTGCGAGTTGCCGGCCGCGCAGGTGGCCGAATTCTTCCGTCTGTTCCTGCGCACCGAAAAAACCGTGACCCTATGGTCGCAGGGACTCAACCAATCCAGCAGCGGCGTCGATAAGGGGGCCGCGCTGATCAACTGCCATCTGGCCACCGGCCGAATCGGGCGCCCTGGCATGGGGCCGTTCTCGCTCACCGGCCAGCCCAATGCGATGGGCGGACGCGAGGTGGGCGGACTGGCCAACCAGCTCGCCGCGCACATGGACATCGAGGACGACGAGGCGCGCGAACGCGTGGCGCGGTTCTGGGGCGTGCCCACGGTGGCGGATACGCCGGGGCTCAAAGCCGTCGATCTGTTCGAGGCCGTGGCCGACGGGCGCGTCAAGGCGGTTTGGATCATGGCCACCAATCCGGTGGTGAGCATGCCCGACGCGGACCGCGTGCGTGCCGCGCTGCAGGCTTGCGAGCACGTCATCGTCAGCGATTGCGTGCGCGGCAGCGACACGGTCGCCTGTGCCGACGTGCTGCTGCCGGCCGCCACCTGGGGCGAGAAGGACGGGACGGTGACCAATTCCGAACGTCGCATCTCGCGCATGCGCGCCTTCATGCCGCCGCCCGGCGATGCGCGGCCGGACTGGTGGATCGTGACCGAGGTCGCGCGGCGGATGGGTTACGGCGACGTCTTTCCCTATCGCTCGCCGGCGGACATTTTCCGCGAACATGCGGCACTTTCGGGCTTCGAGAACGAAGGCCGGCGCGTGTTCGATATCGGAGCGCTCAAGGACATCGACGACGCACACTACGACGTGCTGGCGCCGTTGCAGTGGCCGGTCAACGCGGCGCACCCGCAGGGGGGCGCAAGACTGTTCGCCGATGGCTGCTTCCCTACCGCGGACGGCCGTGCGCGGCTGATGCCGGTGACGCCGCGCGCACCAGTGGTGGTTGCCGGCGACGAGTACCCGCTGGTGATGAACACGGGACGCATCCGCGACCAATGGCACACCATGACGCGCACCGCGCGCACGCCGAGGCTGACAACGCACCTGCCCGAACCCTTCGTGCAGATCCATCCGCTGGATGCCGATCTGTGGCATCTGAGCGACGGCGCGCTGGCGCAGGTGACAAGCCCGCAGGGTTCCCTGCTGGCGCGTGTCCGGCTGGATGCCGCGCAGCGTCCGGGTGCGGTCTTTGTGCCGATGCATTGGAACGAGGCCTATGCCCGCAACGCGCGCGCCAATGCCCTGACCGCGGCGATCACCGATCCGATTTCGGGGCAGCCCGAATTCAAGCATGCGCCGGTGCGCGTGGCACCGTTCCGCCCGGTCTGGGAAGGCTTCCTGTTGACCCGCGAGCCCCTGTCGGCGCCGTTGGGCGATTACCGGGTACACATCCCCAGCCGGGGATTTCACCGTTACGAGCTGGCCGGCGAATCCTCGCCCGGCGACTGGGGGCAGTGGGTGCAGGCGCACCTGCTCGGCCCCGGCGAGTGGATGGAATACGCCGATCCGGCGGCCGGGCGCTATCGCTGCGCCCGCCTGCGCGACGGCCGCCTGGAGCTGGTGTTCTTCGTGGCCCCGGCCGGGCTGCCGGAACGCAGCTGGCTGGGGCAGATGTTCGCCGAGGACTTTCTCGACGACATGGCACGCATGAGCCTGCTCGCCGGACGTCCGGTGACCGGCATGCGCGTCGTCGGGCGGCAGGTGTGCGCCTGCTTCAACGTCGGGCTCAATACCCTGGTGGAGGCCATCGGCGAACAGGGCCTGACCAGCGTGGAGGCCATCGGTGCGGCGCTGCAGGCCGGCACCAACTGCGGCTCTTGCGTGCCGGAGCTGCGCGAGATTCTGGCCCAGGCGCGGCGCAGCGCCTGA
- the cysG gene encoding siroheme synthase CysG — MRHLPIFMDVQGHDCLVVGGGPVAVRKAGLLLEAGAKVTVVAPEACPELAEQVSAGRVRWQAERFAARHLAGRMLVIAATDDAGVNRRVYAAARSRNLPVNVADQPALCSFILPAVIDRAPVTIAVSSGGNAPVLARHLKTRLETLVPHAWGRLAGLLGSWRGEVKRRLASPHARRRFWEDALEGRTAAHMLAGDEAAARASLADALAAAEQDAAGGPGGEVWLVGAGPGDPELLTLKALRLLQRADVIVYDRLVGPEILSLARREAERIFVGKRASDHALPQEAISDLLVRLAGEGKRVLRLKGGDPFIFGRGGEEIERLAAARIPFQVVPGVTAASGCAAYAGIPLTHRDCATSVRFVTGHTRDDRLDLDWAGLAAPRQTLVFYMGLANLPEICRRLMENGMAADTPAALVEQGTTPGQQVHAGDLTTLPELAAAAGSPSLVIVGEVVALRERLGWYEGTMPGQSIFDGPPCKTIDDLPRSEVA, encoded by the coding sequence ATGAGACATTTGCCGATATTCATGGACGTGCAGGGACACGACTGCCTGGTGGTCGGCGGTGGTCCCGTTGCCGTGCGCAAGGCCGGGCTGCTGCTGGAGGCCGGCGCCAAGGTGACCGTGGTCGCTCCCGAGGCCTGCCCAGAGCTTGCCGAACAGGTCAGCGCGGGTCGCGTGCGCTGGCAGGCCGAACGTTTCGCCGCCCGTCATCTGGCCGGTCGCATGCTGGTGATCGCGGCCACCGACGATGCGGGCGTGAACCGCAGGGTCTACGCGGCCGCACGCAGTCGCAACCTGCCGGTCAACGTGGCCGATCAGCCTGCGCTATGCAGCTTCATTCTGCCGGCGGTGATCGATCGCGCGCCGGTGACCATCGCGGTTTCCAGCGGCGGTAATGCACCGGTGCTCGCACGGCACCTCAAGACGCGCCTGGAAACGCTGGTGCCGCATGCCTGGGGACGGCTCGCCGGCTTGCTCGGCAGTTGGCGGGGCGAGGTCAAGCGCCGGCTGGCGTCACCTCACGCCCGGCGCCGCTTCTGGGAGGATGCCCTCGAAGGCCGGACCGCCGCCCACATGCTGGCGGGCGACGAAGCCGCGGCCCGGGCGAGTCTCGCGGATGCGCTCGCGGCTGCGGAGCAGGACGCGGCCGGCGGACCCGGCGGCGAAGTCTGGCTGGTCGGTGCCGGTCCCGGCGATCCAGAGCTGCTCACCCTCAAGGCCCTGCGACTGTTGCAGCGCGCCGATGTCATCGTCTACGACCGTCTGGTCGGCCCCGAAATTCTCTCGCTCGCGCGCCGCGAGGCGGAGCGGATCTTCGTCGGCAAACGCGCAAGCGACCACGCCCTACCGCAGGAGGCGATCAGCGATCTGCTGGTGCGCCTGGCCGGCGAGGGCAAGCGCGTATTGCGTCTCAAGGGCGGCGATCCGTTCATTTTCGGACGTGGCGGCGAGGAGATCGAACGACTGGCGGCCGCGCGCATCCCCTTCCAGGTGGTGCCCGGGGTGACCGCCGCCAGCGGCTGCGCCGCATACGCGGGCATTCCGCTGACCCATCGCGATTGCGCGACCAGCGTGCGTTTCGTGACCGGTCACACGCGAGACGACCGGCTGGATCTCGACTGGGCCGGTCTGGCCGCGCCGCGCCAGACGCTCGTGTTCTACATGGGGCTCGCCAACCTGCCCGAAATCTGCAGGCGCCTGATGGAAAACGGCATGGCGGCGGATACGCCGGCTGCGCTGGTGGAGCAGGGCACCACACCCGGACAGCAGGTACATGCGGGCGATTTGACCACCTTGCCCGAGCTGGCGGCCGCTGCCGGATCCCCCAGTCTGGTGATCGTGGGCGAGGTGGTGGCCTTGCGCGAGCGGCTCGGATGGTACGAGGGCACGATGCCGGGCCAGAGCATTTTCGACGGCCCGCCCTGCAAGACGATCGATGATTTGCCGCGCAGCGAGGTGGCCTGA
- a CDS encoding formate/nitrite transporter family protein, with product MPNQMTADYVKPNDLAKLMVDAGEAKVCLSTRDTLIRAFMAGAILALAAVFAITIAIKTGSPLTGAILFPVGFILIYLLGFDLLTGVFMLVPLALLDRRPGVTAAQVLRNWGLVFIGNFAGAITVAFMMSFILTYGYTVNGGLIAEKVAHIGMARTLGYEEHGLPGWFTIFIRGILCNWMVSTGVAAAMLSTSAIGKIFAMWMPIMLFFYMGFEHSVVNMFLFPFALIMGGDFTFMDYLLWNEIPTALGNLVGGLLFVGLIMFITHYKPAPKRVLEL from the coding sequence ATGCCGAATCAAATGACTGCCGATTACGTAAAACCCAATGATCTGGCCAAGCTGATGGTCGATGCCGGCGAAGCCAAGGTCTGTCTGTCGACGCGCGATACGCTGATCCGAGCCTTCATGGCCGGAGCCATCCTGGCGCTGGCTGCCGTGTTCGCGATCACGATCGCAATCAAGACGGGCTCGCCGTTGACTGGTGCAATCCTGTTCCCGGTGGGGTTCATCCTGATCTACCTGCTGGGTTTCGATCTGCTGACGGGCGTGTTCATGCTGGTGCCGCTGGCATTGCTGGATCGACGACCCGGCGTGACCGCCGCTCAGGTGCTGAGGAACTGGGGGCTGGTCTTCATCGGCAATTTCGCCGGGGCGATCACCGTGGCCTTCATGATGTCGTTCATCCTGACCTACGGTTATACCGTCAACGGCGGCCTGATCGCTGAAAAGGTGGCGCATATCGGCATGGCAAGGACACTGGGTTACGAGGAGCACGGCCTGCCTGGCTGGTTCACCATTTTCATTCGCGGCATCCTGTGCAACTGGATGGTGTCCACCGGTGTCGCCGCGGCCATGCTGTCGACCTCCGCCATTGGCAAGATTTTCGCGATGTGGATGCCCATCATGCTGTTTTTCTACATGGGTTTCGAACATTCGGTGGTCAACATGTTCCTGTTTCCCTTCGCGCTGATCATGGGCGGCGATTTCACCTTCATGGACTACCTGTTGTGGAACGAAATCCCGACGGCGCTGGGTAATCTGGTCGGCGGTCTGCTGTTCGTCGGCCTGATCATGTTCATCACCCACTACAAGCCTGCACCCAAGCGGGTGCTGGAGCTGTAG
- a CDS encoding uroporphyrinogen-III synthase: MVESGSLSGFEGRCIALPETRQLDVLAGLLERRGAQVIRCPLVSILDTPDQASVAAWLDHFVHDEQVRDLILLTGEGVTRLLAAAERHYVRPAFEARLGQVRKIARGPKPGRALRQVGLASDVISAKPTTSGVIETLQTLSFETDRVAVQLYGSEPNLPLQQALRAKGLEPMPVAPYIYASEMDDVRVLELIDTLSEGRVDAIAFTSQPQVRRLLDLAGEHGREVSLRAALSGMLIAAVGPVVADLLSSRGVHVDVVPEERYFMRPLVDAIATRFAAA; the protein is encoded by the coding sequence ATGGTTGAATCGGGTTCATTGAGTGGGTTCGAAGGCCGCTGCATCGCATTGCCCGAAACCCGCCAGCTGGATGTGCTGGCCGGGCTTCTGGAGCGGCGCGGCGCGCAGGTCATCCGGTGTCCGCTGGTATCGATTCTGGATACGCCGGATCAGGCGTCCGTGGCGGCCTGGCTCGATCATTTCGTTCACGACGAGCAGGTGCGCGACCTGATCCTGTTGACCGGGGAGGGCGTTACCCGCTTGCTGGCCGCGGCCGAACGTCACTATGTCCGCCCGGCCTTCGAGGCTAGGCTGGGTCAGGTACGCAAGATCGCGCGCGGTCCCAAGCCGGGGCGCGCGCTGCGGCAGGTCGGTCTGGCCAGCGATGTGATCAGCGCCAAACCCACCACGAGCGGCGTGATCGAAACCTTGCAGACGCTCTCGTTCGAGACCGACCGGGTGGCCGTGCAGCTTTACGGCAGCGAGCCCAATCTGCCGCTGCAGCAGGCTTTGCGCGCAAAGGGTCTGGAGCCCATGCCGGTGGCGCCTTATATCTATGCCAGCGAAATGGACGACGTGCGGGTGCTGGAGTTGATCGATACCCTGTCCGAAGGGCGGGTGGATGCGATTGCCTTCACCAGCCAGCCCCAGGTGCGACGGCTGCTGGATCTTGCGGGAGAGCACGGGCGCGAGGTGTCGTTGCGTGCGGCCCTGTCGGGCATGCTGATCGCGGCGGTGGGGCCGGTGGTCGCCGATCTGCTGTCGAGTCGCGGTGTCCACGTCGACGTGGTACCCGAAGAACGGTATTTCATGCGCCCGCTGGTCGATGCCATCGCAACGCGTTTTGCCGCTGCCTGA